The Flavobacterium galactosidilyticum nucleotide sequence CTAACTTTTTTTGTTTGTCGGGATCAATAATAGGTGCAGTTTGGTTGTTATCTAACTCGTTTTCTCTTTTTATAGGTTGAGTTCTTGAAAGCTGAAGCCATTCTTGAAAGGAATGTTGTTCTTTTTTAGAAAAATCTAAAGGTTGACCTATCTCCAGTTTTTCTTCAACTGTTTTTGAAGTTTCTTCAATTTTTATATCTGCAGGTTCTTTAATTTGTACAGGTGAAGCTTCTTTTATTGAAGTTAGTATCGATTGCTCCAATTTGTTTATTTTAATCGCTTGCTTTTCCTCAGGAACTAGGATTTCGCTACCATGGACGTAAATATCAAGAATCTCAAGTGCTTTTCTTTCGTATAAATTTTTATCAATTGAGATAAAAGTATCTGAAGTAATAAAATCAAATAAAACTGATCTATCCGTTGTATATGCTGCTGTAGTTTTTAAAGCTGCATTGTATTTATAACTGTTCTGATTGTATAATCCTTTTAACTGAATTGCACGCGCACTTTGAAAATACGGAAATTCTTCTAATACTTTCGCTAAAGCTTCTGTTTGCTTTTCGTGAATTAGATCCGGTTTGTTAATTAAATAAGTATAATCAGTAACATTCATATTTTTGAGTAATCAGTTTGTAGTGCTTGGTGCTCAGTAATCAGATTTTAGTGTTCAGTAATGTTAGTGTAGTTAACGGAATAGTAAAAATTGTCAACTACCTAAGTGGCTCATTTACCATTTAGCTAAAGATTCATTGAATATATCTTGCGTTATTCTTTCGAAAATATCTTTCAAGGCAGAGTTTAATGTAGCGCCTGTCAATTGCTGTTCAGCTGGGTAATCATAGAAAAATGAGAATGATTTTTCAAAATCGTCTTTTTCCGTTTTCTTATTGGTAAAACGAACAATTATTCTGATGGTTAATCGATTTTGAGCAGCTCTTTGATCTGCAGTAGCAGTCATCGGACTAATTCTATAATCTACAATTTCTCCTTCGTACGATAAATCAGCACCATTTTTAACTAAATTCAGATTTGTCTGGTTCTGAATCAAATCTTGAAGTTCTAATGTAAATCTTCTATCAATTCCTGGTTCGATTAGTTCCGCATTATTTTGAAAAAAGCCAACTTGAAATGTTTTGGCGTCAATTTTTCCGGTTCCCGTAAAGTTATAAACGGAACAGCTATTTGTTACCAATAAAACGATGAAGAGTGCTAAGAAATGTATTTTTTTCATATTAATTTAGTAAAAGGCTGGTGGCTTTAATTTACTTTTCAAAAGTAACCTTATTTTGGGATTTTGAATTTATTATTTTATAAATCAAATTGCTTTATTTTTCGATATAATGTTCGTTCAGAAATCCCTAATTCATCTGCTGCGGCTTTTCTTTTTCCTTTGTTTTTTTCTAATGATTTTTTGATCATTTCAATTTCTTTTTGCTCTAATCTTAAAGTTTCTTCTTCCTCTATAGTTTCTGCAAAAAGATAGTTATCATCATTTTCTTGATATAAATCTTGATTGTTTTGAGAGGTAATCAAAGCGCCTCTTGGTTCTTCTTCAAAATCAATTTCACTATCATTTTCTTTAGATCCGTATATTTTTTTAATCAAATTCTGATTTGCCTCTTGTACTTTAGAACTTCCGTTTTGAATCAGTTCCAATGTTAGTTTTTTCAAATCATTCAAATCACTTTTCATATCAAAAAGTACTTTGTATAAAATTTCTCTTTCTGTACTAAAATCACTTTCGCTCTTTTTATCCTTAATTACAGATGGTAGATTACTGCCTTGTTCTGGAAGATACGACTGTAAAGTCGCGGCAGATATGTCTCTATTGGTTTCTAAAACAGATATTTGTTCAGCCACATTTCGCAATTGACGAATGTTTCCACTCCATCTAAATTTCTGTAATACGGGAATTGCATTATCGTCTAATTTCAAAGGTGGCATTTTATACTTATGTGCAAAATCAGCTACGAATTTTCTAAATAACAAATGAATATCATCTTTTCGATCACGCAAAGGTGGTAATACAATATCAACTGTGCTTAAACGGTAATACAAGTCCTCTCGGAATTTGCCTTTTTCGATAGCATCAAATAAATTCACATTTGTAGCAGCTACAATTCTCACATTCGTTTTTTGAACCTGTGATGAACCCACTTTGATAAATTCTCCATTTTCTAGAACACGAAGCAAACGCACTTGTGTAGTAAGAGGTAATTCGCCCACTTCATCTAGGAAAATAGTTCCTCCATCAGCCACTTCAAAATAGCCTTCTCGAGTATTTGTTGCACCTGTAAAAGCACCTTTCTCATGTCCGAAAAGCTCACTATCAATAGTTCCTTCCGGAATTGCACCGCAGTTTACAGCAATATATTTCCCATGCTTTCTATGTGAAAGCGAATGGATAATTCTAGGCATATTCTCTTTACCCACACCGCTTTCTCCCGCAACTAGTACCGTAATATCAGTGGGAGCAACTTGAATTGCTTTTTCTATCGCACGATTAAGCTTTGGGTCATTCCCAATAATCTCAAATCGTTGTTTTATG carries:
- a CDS encoding sigma-54 interaction domain-containing protein; amino-acid sequence: METVQNIKQRFEIIGNDPKLNRAIEKAIQVAPTDITVLVAGESGVGKENMPRIIHSLSHRKHGKYIAVNCGAIPEGTIDSELFGHEKGAFTGATNTREGYFEVADGGTIFLDEVGELPLTTQVRLLRVLENGEFIKVGSSQVQKTNVRIVAATNVNLFDAIEKGKFREDLYYRLSTVDIVLPPLRDRKDDIHLLFRKFVADFAHKYKMPPLKLDDNAIPVLQKFRWSGNIRQLRNVAEQISVLETNRDISAATLQSYLPEQGSNLPSVIKDKKSESDFSTEREILYKVLFDMKSDLNDLKKLTLELIQNGSSKVQEANQNLIKKIYGSKENDSEIDFEEEPRGALITSQNNQDLYQENDDNYLFAETIEEEETLRLEQKEIEMIKKSLEKNKGKRKAAADELGISERTLYRKIKQFDL
- a CDS encoding tetratricopeptide repeat protein, giving the protein MNVTDYTYLINKPDLIHEKQTEALAKVLEEFPYFQSARAIQLKGLYNQNSYKYNAALKTTAAYTTDRSVLFDFITSDTFISIDKNLYERKALEILDIYVHGSEILVPEEKQAIKINKLEQSILTSIKEASPVQIKEPADIKIEETSKTVEEKLEIGQPLDFSKKEQHSFQEWLQLSRTQPIKRENELDNNQTAPIIDPDKQKKLALIDKFIENSPKIPPVKHGVPSTVSFDLNASDNSYLMTETLARVYLEQKKYQKAIQAYEILILKYPEKSSFFADRITDIKILQHNNN
- a CDS encoding LptE family protein; the encoded protein is MKKIHFLALFIVLLVTNSCSVYNFTGTGKIDAKTFQVGFFQNNAELIEPGIDRRFTLELQDLIQNQTNLNLVKNGADLSYEGEIVDYRISPMTATADQRAAQNRLTIRIIVRFTNKKTEKDDFEKSFSFFYDYPAEQQLTGATLNSALKDIFERITQDIFNESLAKW